A window of the Megalopta genalis isolate 19385.01 chromosome 2, iyMegGena1_principal, whole genome shotgun sequence genome harbors these coding sequences:
- the LOC117226517 gene encoding coronin-2B isoform X1, with product MGYNIANWEMIRSREEFAEKLGLDATDDTHSLLNNMVDVRACYKPSGKSWFRGVRSSKFRHVYGVPAKREKCYDNVKITKNAHDSQFCAVNPKFLAVVTEVAGGGAFLVLPLDRTGRLDFNASRVTGHTGPVLDIKWNPFNDNVIASCSDDCTIKLWHIPDGGLSRNLTDWLVELQGHKRRVAYIEWHPVAENVLFSAGFDHLVIVWDINRGEAVSVIDRHPDVIYSISLNRDGSLLATTCKDKKLRVFEPRSGIVVSEGVCHAGTKASKVVFLGGSGRLLTTGFSRHSDRQYAIWSQHDLTVPLVCETIDSSSGVVFPYYDNDTNMVYLAGKGDGNIRYYEVVNEAPWMHYLSQFISGNPQRGLGVMPKRGVSTSICEVFRFYKLHATRGLCEPIAMIVPRKSDQFQEDLYPDTVGTCPALSARDWISGMNSPPILISLKTGGSITTHKPRIYKPPQQPPATDLNNKKKFAFLSTETVPDYRPIEFHEISEKSQKTSSNQSTKFQQLQQKFGTTVLQKNIIAPPADNKVLETVDIPNNEAELRLAFARQTDELRLVRRQLANSQLRVKELEDQIRKLQRQ from the exons ATGGGATATAATATCGCAAACTGGGAAATGATACGCTCGAGGGAGGAATTTGCGGAGAAACTAGGCCTGGACGCCACGGATGACACTCATTCCCTGTTGAACAATATGGTAGACGTCAGAGCGTGCTACAAGCCCAGCGGAAAA TCCTGGTTCCGCGGTGTCCGCAGCAGCAAGTTCCGGCACGTCTACGGCGTGCCAGCGAAGCGGGAGAAATGCTACGACAACGTGAAGATCACGAAGAACGCCCACGACTCGCAGTTCTGCGCCGTGAACCCGAAGTTCTTGGCCGTGGTGACCGAAGTCGCGGGCGGAGGAGCGTTCCTGGTCTTGCCTCTGGATCGC ACCGGGAGGCTAGACTTCAACGCCAGCAGGGTCACCGGGCACACAGGGCCAGTCCTCGACATTAAGTGGAACCCTTTCAACGACAACGTCATCGCCTCCTGCTCCGACGACTGCACT ATCAAGCTCTGGCATATCCCCGACGGTGGCCTGTCCCGAAACCTGACCGATTGGCTGGTGGAGCTCCAAGGGCACAAACGCCGGGTCGCCTACATAGAATGGCACCCGGTAGCCGAGAACGTGCTCTTCAGCGCCGGCTTCGATCACCTGGTGATCGTTTGGGACATAAACCGGGGTGAGGCGGTCAGTGTGATCGACAGACATCCGGATGTGATCTatagcatatcgttgaaccgTGACGGCAGCTTGCTGGCGACCACATGCAAAGACAAAAAGTTGAGGGTGTTCGAGCCGAGATCCGGCATCGTAGTCTCG GAAGGAGTCTGTCACGCTGGGACCAAAGCTAGCAAGGTGGTGTTCCTCGGTGGTTCGGGGAGGCTTCTGACTACAGGCTTCAGCAGACACTCGGACAGGCAGTACGCTATCTGGAGCCAGCACGATCTGACCGTTCCGCTGGTCTGCGAGACCATCGATTCCTCTAGCGGGGTCGTCTTTCCGTACTACGATAACGACACCAACATGGTGTACCTAGCGGGAAAG GGTGACGGCAACATCAGGTACTACGAGGTAGTGAACGAAGCTCCCTGGATGCACTACCTCAGCCAGTTCATCTCCGGCAACCCTCAGAGAGGGCTGGGTGTGATGCCAAAAAGAGGGGTGAGCACCTCGATCTGCGAGGTGTTCAGGTTCTACAAGCTGCACGCGACTCGCGGGCTCTGCGAACCGATCGCGATGATAGTCCCGCGAAAG AGCGACCAATTCCAGGAGGACCTGTACCCGGACACGGTGGGCACCTGTCCTGCTCTATCGGCCAGGGACTGGATCAGCGGCATGAACAGCCCGCCGATTCTGATATCGCTGAAAACCG GGGGTAGTATCACCACGCACAAGCCGCGGATTTACAAGCCACCCCAGCAGCCGCCCGCGACggacctgaacaacaagaaaaagttCGCCTTCTTATCCACCGAGACTGTGCCGGACTACAGGCCGATAGAGTTCCACGAGATCTCGGAGAAGAGCCAGAAGACCTCCAGCAACCAGAGCACCAAGTTCCAGCAGCTGCAGCAGAAGTTTGGCACCACGGTGCTGCAG AAGAACATCATCGCTCCTCCTGCGGACAACAAGGTCCTGGAGACCGTGGACATTCCGAACAACGAGGCCGAGCTGAGACTGGCGTTCGCTCGTCAAACCGACGAACTGAGACTGGTGCGACGGCAGCTAGCCAACAGCCAGTTACGGGTCAAGGAGCTGGAGGATCAAATACGCAAACTTCAGCGCCAATAA
- the LOC117226517 gene encoding coronin-2B isoform X4, with the protein MDKQSWFRGVRSSKFRHVYGVPAKREKCYDNVKITKNAHDSQFCAVNPKFLAVVTEVAGGGAFLVLPLDRTGRLDFNASRVTGHTGPVLDIKWNPFNDNVIASCSDDCTIKLWHIPDGGLSRNLTDWLVELQGHKRRVAYIEWHPVAENVLFSAGFDHLVIVWDINRGEAVSVIDRHPDVIYSISLNRDGSLLATTCKDKKLRVFEPRSGIVVSEGVCHAGTKASKVVFLGGSGRLLTTGFSRHSDRQYAIWSQHDLTVPLVCETIDSSSGVVFPYYDNDTNMVYLAGKGDGNIRYYEVVNEAPWMHYLSQFISGNPQRGLGVMPKRGVSTSICEVFRFYKLHATRGLCEPIAMIVPRKSDQFQEDLYPDTVGTCPALSARDWISGMNSPPILISLKTGGSITTHKPRIYKPPQQPPATDLNNKKKFAFLSTETVPDYRPIEFHEISEKSQKTSSNQSTKFQQLQQKFGTTVLQKNIIAPPADNKVLETVDIPNNEAELRLAFARQTDELRLVRRQLANSQLRVKELEDQIRKLQRQ; encoded by the exons ATGGACAAACAG TCCTGGTTCCGCGGTGTCCGCAGCAGCAAGTTCCGGCACGTCTACGGCGTGCCAGCGAAGCGGGAGAAATGCTACGACAACGTGAAGATCACGAAGAACGCCCACGACTCGCAGTTCTGCGCCGTGAACCCGAAGTTCTTGGCCGTGGTGACCGAAGTCGCGGGCGGAGGAGCGTTCCTGGTCTTGCCTCTGGATCGC ACCGGGAGGCTAGACTTCAACGCCAGCAGGGTCACCGGGCACACAGGGCCAGTCCTCGACATTAAGTGGAACCCTTTCAACGACAACGTCATCGCCTCCTGCTCCGACGACTGCACT ATCAAGCTCTGGCATATCCCCGACGGTGGCCTGTCCCGAAACCTGACCGATTGGCTGGTGGAGCTCCAAGGGCACAAACGCCGGGTCGCCTACATAGAATGGCACCCGGTAGCCGAGAACGTGCTCTTCAGCGCCGGCTTCGATCACCTGGTGATCGTTTGGGACATAAACCGGGGTGAGGCGGTCAGTGTGATCGACAGACATCCGGATGTGATCTatagcatatcgttgaaccgTGACGGCAGCTTGCTGGCGACCACATGCAAAGACAAAAAGTTGAGGGTGTTCGAGCCGAGATCCGGCATCGTAGTCTCG GAAGGAGTCTGTCACGCTGGGACCAAAGCTAGCAAGGTGGTGTTCCTCGGTGGTTCGGGGAGGCTTCTGACTACAGGCTTCAGCAGACACTCGGACAGGCAGTACGCTATCTGGAGCCAGCACGATCTGACCGTTCCGCTGGTCTGCGAGACCATCGATTCCTCTAGCGGGGTCGTCTTTCCGTACTACGATAACGACACCAACATGGTGTACCTAGCGGGAAAG GGTGACGGCAACATCAGGTACTACGAGGTAGTGAACGAAGCTCCCTGGATGCACTACCTCAGCCAGTTCATCTCCGGCAACCCTCAGAGAGGGCTGGGTGTGATGCCAAAAAGAGGGGTGAGCACCTCGATCTGCGAGGTGTTCAGGTTCTACAAGCTGCACGCGACTCGCGGGCTCTGCGAACCGATCGCGATGATAGTCCCGCGAAAG AGCGACCAATTCCAGGAGGACCTGTACCCGGACACGGTGGGCACCTGTCCTGCTCTATCGGCCAGGGACTGGATCAGCGGCATGAACAGCCCGCCGATTCTGATATCGCTGAAAACCG GGGGTAGTATCACCACGCACAAGCCGCGGATTTACAAGCCACCCCAGCAGCCGCCCGCGACggacctgaacaacaagaaaaagttCGCCTTCTTATCCACCGAGACTGTGCCGGACTACAGGCCGATAGAGTTCCACGAGATCTCGGAGAAGAGCCAGAAGACCTCCAGCAACCAGAGCACCAAGTTCCAGCAGCTGCAGCAGAAGTTTGGCACCACGGTGCTGCAG AAGAACATCATCGCTCCTCCTGCGGACAACAAGGTCCTGGAGACCGTGGACATTCCGAACAACGAGGCCGAGCTGAGACTGGCGTTCGCTCGTCAAACCGACGAACTGAGACTGGTGCGACGGCAGCTAGCCAACAGCCAGTTACGGGTCAAGGAGCTGGAGGATCAAATACGCAAACTTCAGCGCCAATAA
- the LOC117226517 gene encoding coronin-2B isoform X3: MTNDKQSWFRGVRSSKFRHVYGVPAKREKCYDNVKITKNAHDSQFCAVNPKFLAVVTEVAGGGAFLVLPLDRTGRLDFNASRVTGHTGPVLDIKWNPFNDNVIASCSDDCTIKLWHIPDGGLSRNLTDWLVELQGHKRRVAYIEWHPVAENVLFSAGFDHLVIVWDINRGEAVSVIDRHPDVIYSISLNRDGSLLATTCKDKKLRVFEPRSGIVVSEGVCHAGTKASKVVFLGGSGRLLTTGFSRHSDRQYAIWSQHDLTVPLVCETIDSSSGVVFPYYDNDTNMVYLAGKGDGNIRYYEVVNEAPWMHYLSQFISGNPQRGLGVMPKRGVSTSICEVFRFYKLHATRGLCEPIAMIVPRKSDQFQEDLYPDTVGTCPALSARDWISGMNSPPILISLKTGGSITTHKPRIYKPPQQPPATDLNNKKKFAFLSTETVPDYRPIEFHEISEKSQKTSSNQSTKFQQLQQKFGTTVLQKNIIAPPADNKVLETVDIPNNEAELRLAFARQTDELRLVRRQLANSQLRVKELEDQIRKLQRQ, encoded by the exons ATGACCAATGATAAACAG TCCTGGTTCCGCGGTGTCCGCAGCAGCAAGTTCCGGCACGTCTACGGCGTGCCAGCGAAGCGGGAGAAATGCTACGACAACGTGAAGATCACGAAGAACGCCCACGACTCGCAGTTCTGCGCCGTGAACCCGAAGTTCTTGGCCGTGGTGACCGAAGTCGCGGGCGGAGGAGCGTTCCTGGTCTTGCCTCTGGATCGC ACCGGGAGGCTAGACTTCAACGCCAGCAGGGTCACCGGGCACACAGGGCCAGTCCTCGACATTAAGTGGAACCCTTTCAACGACAACGTCATCGCCTCCTGCTCCGACGACTGCACT ATCAAGCTCTGGCATATCCCCGACGGTGGCCTGTCCCGAAACCTGACCGATTGGCTGGTGGAGCTCCAAGGGCACAAACGCCGGGTCGCCTACATAGAATGGCACCCGGTAGCCGAGAACGTGCTCTTCAGCGCCGGCTTCGATCACCTGGTGATCGTTTGGGACATAAACCGGGGTGAGGCGGTCAGTGTGATCGACAGACATCCGGATGTGATCTatagcatatcgttgaaccgTGACGGCAGCTTGCTGGCGACCACATGCAAAGACAAAAAGTTGAGGGTGTTCGAGCCGAGATCCGGCATCGTAGTCTCG GAAGGAGTCTGTCACGCTGGGACCAAAGCTAGCAAGGTGGTGTTCCTCGGTGGTTCGGGGAGGCTTCTGACTACAGGCTTCAGCAGACACTCGGACAGGCAGTACGCTATCTGGAGCCAGCACGATCTGACCGTTCCGCTGGTCTGCGAGACCATCGATTCCTCTAGCGGGGTCGTCTTTCCGTACTACGATAACGACACCAACATGGTGTACCTAGCGGGAAAG GGTGACGGCAACATCAGGTACTACGAGGTAGTGAACGAAGCTCCCTGGATGCACTACCTCAGCCAGTTCATCTCCGGCAACCCTCAGAGAGGGCTGGGTGTGATGCCAAAAAGAGGGGTGAGCACCTCGATCTGCGAGGTGTTCAGGTTCTACAAGCTGCACGCGACTCGCGGGCTCTGCGAACCGATCGCGATGATAGTCCCGCGAAAG AGCGACCAATTCCAGGAGGACCTGTACCCGGACACGGTGGGCACCTGTCCTGCTCTATCGGCCAGGGACTGGATCAGCGGCATGAACAGCCCGCCGATTCTGATATCGCTGAAAACCG GGGGTAGTATCACCACGCACAAGCCGCGGATTTACAAGCCACCCCAGCAGCCGCCCGCGACggacctgaacaacaagaaaaagttCGCCTTCTTATCCACCGAGACTGTGCCGGACTACAGGCCGATAGAGTTCCACGAGATCTCGGAGAAGAGCCAGAAGACCTCCAGCAACCAGAGCACCAAGTTCCAGCAGCTGCAGCAGAAGTTTGGCACCACGGTGCTGCAG AAGAACATCATCGCTCCTCCTGCGGACAACAAGGTCCTGGAGACCGTGGACATTCCGAACAACGAGGCCGAGCTGAGACTGGCGTTCGCTCGTCAAACCGACGAACTGAGACTGGTGCGACGGCAGCTAGCCAACAGCCAGTTACGGGTCAAGGAGCTGGAGGATCAAATACGCAAACTTCAGCGCCAATAA
- the LOC117226517 gene encoding coronin-2B isoform X2 yields MAARTYNTRIVDQDSSRTADDGRTSWFRGVRSSKFRHVYGVPAKREKCYDNVKITKNAHDSQFCAVNPKFLAVVTEVAGGGAFLVLPLDRTGRLDFNASRVTGHTGPVLDIKWNPFNDNVIASCSDDCTIKLWHIPDGGLSRNLTDWLVELQGHKRRVAYIEWHPVAENVLFSAGFDHLVIVWDINRGEAVSVIDRHPDVIYSISLNRDGSLLATTCKDKKLRVFEPRSGIVVSEGVCHAGTKASKVVFLGGSGRLLTTGFSRHSDRQYAIWSQHDLTVPLVCETIDSSSGVVFPYYDNDTNMVYLAGKGDGNIRYYEVVNEAPWMHYLSQFISGNPQRGLGVMPKRGVSTSICEVFRFYKLHATRGLCEPIAMIVPRKSDQFQEDLYPDTVGTCPALSARDWISGMNSPPILISLKTGGSITTHKPRIYKPPQQPPATDLNNKKKFAFLSTETVPDYRPIEFHEISEKSQKTSSNQSTKFQQLQQKFGTTVLQKNIIAPPADNKVLETVDIPNNEAELRLAFARQTDELRLVRRQLANSQLRVKELEDQIRKLQRQ; encoded by the exons ATGGCCGCTCGGACGTACAACACTAGGATCGTTGACCAGGATTCTTCTCGTACCGCGGACGATGGCCGAacg TCCTGGTTCCGCGGTGTCCGCAGCAGCAAGTTCCGGCACGTCTACGGCGTGCCAGCGAAGCGGGAGAAATGCTACGACAACGTGAAGATCACGAAGAACGCCCACGACTCGCAGTTCTGCGCCGTGAACCCGAAGTTCTTGGCCGTGGTGACCGAAGTCGCGGGCGGAGGAGCGTTCCTGGTCTTGCCTCTGGATCGC ACCGGGAGGCTAGACTTCAACGCCAGCAGGGTCACCGGGCACACAGGGCCAGTCCTCGACATTAAGTGGAACCCTTTCAACGACAACGTCATCGCCTCCTGCTCCGACGACTGCACT ATCAAGCTCTGGCATATCCCCGACGGTGGCCTGTCCCGAAACCTGACCGATTGGCTGGTGGAGCTCCAAGGGCACAAACGCCGGGTCGCCTACATAGAATGGCACCCGGTAGCCGAGAACGTGCTCTTCAGCGCCGGCTTCGATCACCTGGTGATCGTTTGGGACATAAACCGGGGTGAGGCGGTCAGTGTGATCGACAGACATCCGGATGTGATCTatagcatatcgttgaaccgTGACGGCAGCTTGCTGGCGACCACATGCAAAGACAAAAAGTTGAGGGTGTTCGAGCCGAGATCCGGCATCGTAGTCTCG GAAGGAGTCTGTCACGCTGGGACCAAAGCTAGCAAGGTGGTGTTCCTCGGTGGTTCGGGGAGGCTTCTGACTACAGGCTTCAGCAGACACTCGGACAGGCAGTACGCTATCTGGAGCCAGCACGATCTGACCGTTCCGCTGGTCTGCGAGACCATCGATTCCTCTAGCGGGGTCGTCTTTCCGTACTACGATAACGACACCAACATGGTGTACCTAGCGGGAAAG GGTGACGGCAACATCAGGTACTACGAGGTAGTGAACGAAGCTCCCTGGATGCACTACCTCAGCCAGTTCATCTCCGGCAACCCTCAGAGAGGGCTGGGTGTGATGCCAAAAAGAGGGGTGAGCACCTCGATCTGCGAGGTGTTCAGGTTCTACAAGCTGCACGCGACTCGCGGGCTCTGCGAACCGATCGCGATGATAGTCCCGCGAAAG AGCGACCAATTCCAGGAGGACCTGTACCCGGACACGGTGGGCACCTGTCCTGCTCTATCGGCCAGGGACTGGATCAGCGGCATGAACAGCCCGCCGATTCTGATATCGCTGAAAACCG GGGGTAGTATCACCACGCACAAGCCGCGGATTTACAAGCCACCCCAGCAGCCGCCCGCGACggacctgaacaacaagaaaaagttCGCCTTCTTATCCACCGAGACTGTGCCGGACTACAGGCCGATAGAGTTCCACGAGATCTCGGAGAAGAGCCAGAAGACCTCCAGCAACCAGAGCACCAAGTTCCAGCAGCTGCAGCAGAAGTTTGGCACCACGGTGCTGCAG AAGAACATCATCGCTCCTCCTGCGGACAACAAGGTCCTGGAGACCGTGGACATTCCGAACAACGAGGCCGAGCTGAGACTGGCGTTCGCTCGTCAAACCGACGAACTGAGACTGGTGCGACGGCAGCTAGCCAACAGCCAGTTACGGGTCAAGGAGCTGGAGGATCAAATACGCAAACTTCAGCGCCAATAA
- the LOC117226531 gene encoding uncharacterized protein LOC117226531 yields the protein MDACYDVRSRTKNCRTACNNIRDYELFASMYNSIPRGVTITPTTFDKRARRHASAIAPRLSEATTNERRANNTNGKYLCVSGTLTGLRNREEESSLERSCRKRARSFDPAAVYQLLLLPFGHRPRYEKNPGQRS from the exons ATGGACGCGTGCTATGACGTTAGAAGCCGGACTAAAAATTGCAGGACGGCTTGTAACAACATCCGCGATTACGAGCTATTTGCGTCGATGTACAATTCGATACCCCGGGGTGTTACGATAACACCGACGACGTTCGATAAGAGAG CCCGAAGACACGCATCGGCGATTGCTCCACGTCTCAGCGAAGCGACCACTAACGAG AGACGGGCCAACAACACGAACGGAAAGTATTTATGCGTTTCTGGGACTCTCACCGGGCTCAGAAACCGTGAAGAAGAAAGTTCTCTGGAACGGAGCTGCCGAAAGCGCGCGCGATCCTTCGATCCCGCCGCGGTTTatcaattgttattattaccgtTCGGCCATCGTCCGCGGTACGAGAAGAATCCTGGTCAACGATCCTAG
- the bou gene encoding glycosylphosphatidylinositol anchored membrane protein boudin: MGAKSDVWSFAVFAAFLLFVESADSLRCYQCISTNNTHPFQCNEFLSSDIDIEPVPCDGVFGAQYCVKHTGRFEATSLDCYQCTSAEELICGDDKLVSGTLTPANCSHVYDARYCIKSIGRYGGGIGTKRFCSAKDLGNYCDYVNRQGDKLTYRTCIFTCTGDGCNSATSLGPTAAWLLPIGVLVTCKLLRQR; the protein is encoded by the exons ATGGGCGCCAAAAGTGATGTCTGGAGCTTCGCAGTTTTCGCGGCATTCCTGCTTTTCGTCGAAAGTG CCGACAGTTTACGATGTTATCAGTGCATCAGTACGAACAACACGCATCCATTCCAATGCAACGAATTTCTTTCGAGCGACATCGATATCGAACCAGTGCCATGCGATGGTGTTTTCGGGGCGCAGTACTGTGTGAAACACACTGGCCGATTCGAGG CGACAAGTCTGGATTGCTATCAGTGCACGTCGGCGGAAGAACTGATCTGCGGAGACGACAAATTGGTTTCTGGTACTTTGACACCAGCAAACTGCAGTCACGTTTATGATGCACGATATTGCATCAAGTCGATCGGACGATACGGAG GTGGAATAGGTACGAAACGGTTCTGTTCGGCTAAGGACCTGGGAAACTATTGCGATTACGTGAATCGACAAGGAGACAAGTTGACGTATCGTACCTGCATTTTTACTTGCACCGGAGACGGCTGCAACTCAGCGACCTCTTTGGGACCGACTGCAGCGTGGTTGTTACCGATAGGTGTGCTAGTGACTTGCAAATTACTCCGTCAGAGGTAG